The sequence below is a genomic window from bacterium.
GTCGTTGAGGATCTCCTCCTCCACCCGGCGGTTGTTGACAAAGGTGCCGTTGAGCGACTCGTTGTCGATGATCACGCAATTGTTGGGATTGATCTCGATCACCGCATGCTTGCGCGAGACGCCGCGGTTGTCCAGCACGATGTCGTTGTCGGAGTTGCGTCCGACGCTGATGCGCTTCTTTTCGGTGATCACCCGTTCGATCACCTTGTCCTCGTAGCGGACCACGATTTCCGTCATTGCCCCCTCCAACCCAGCCCGGCGAGCGGCCCCGTCGACGCAAATGCCGCCGAACGGCAGGAGTCGCCGGTACGGTTATCTCTTGGCCCGACATTGCCGATCGGGCTGGTGACACCTATATTTCTCGGCATGCGGATCGGAAACTTGACCATCGCCGGACGGGCCCTGCTGGCCCCGATGGCCGGCATCACCGACGTTGTTTTCCGTCGGCTCTGCCGCCGTTTCGGCGCCGCGATCGTCTATTCGGAGTTTCTCTCCTCCGATGGCCTGCTTTTCAACACCATGAGCCAGGAGCACAAACTGGCCTTGGCAGATGACGAGCATCCTGTTGCCTACCAACTGTTTGGCGCGCGCGTGCAGACATTCGGCCGCGCTGCCCAGATGCTTTCGGCTTACCGGCCCGACCTCATTGATCTCAACTTCGGTTGCCCGGTCCGCAAGGTTGTGGGGAAAAACGGCGGCGCCTCGCTTCTGAAGGATCTCGACCTCCTGGCCAGTCTTGTGAAGGAGACTGTCGATGCGGTGCCTCTGCCGGTCACGGTCAAAATGCGCGCCGGGTGGGACGAGAAGACGCTGGTGCACTGCGAGGCCGCCGCGCGCGCGGTCGAGGCGGGAGCGCAGGCGGTGACGCTGCATGCGCGCACCCGCGCCGATGGCGCCTGGGGGCCGAAATATGCCGGTCCGGCAAAATGGGAATACATCGCCGAACTCAAAAGGCATGAGTCCCGTGTGCCGGTCATCGGCAACGGCGATGTCACCTCCCCCGACACCGCCAAGGCGATGCTCGATCAGACCGGTTGCGACGCGGTGATGATCGGACGCGCCGCCGTGGGGCGGCCCTGGATCTTTGCCGAAGTGAACCACTTCCTCGCCACCGGTGAGCGTCTTCCCGAACCGTCGGCCGCCGATGTCCTGACCGTCGCCTGGCATCACATCGCCGAAAAGATCCGCGTGACCCCCGAACCGCCGGCGGTGGTGGTGCGCGGTCTGCGCAAGGTGCTGGCCGCCTACATCAAGGGCTGGCCCGACGCGCACACACTGCGCGACCGCCTCATGCGCGTCGAAGACCCTGAAGCGATTCGCCGCCTCTTTGCCGACTATCTGGCCGGGCACGCCGGCTTGTTGGACAACGCCGACAGCGGTTGGATTGATCAGTATCTGCCGTTGGATCGCGGCTGGATTCCCAAATCCCGGGCGCTGGTGGCCTGACCGATGCGCGCGGTCTATTTCGATGGCCAGTCCGGCGCCGCCGGTGACATGATCCTCGGCGCGCTGGTCGATCTGGGCGCCGATCTTGCCGCAATCCGGGCGACCCTACA
It includes:
- the dusB gene encoding tRNA dihydrouridine synthase DusB; its protein translation is MTIAGRALLAPMAGITDVVFRRLCRRFGAAIVYSEFLSSDGLLFNTMSQEHKLALADDEHPVAYQLFGARVQTFGRAAQMLSAYRPDLIDLNFGCPVRKVVGKNGGASLLKDLDLLASLVKETVDAVPLPVTVKMRAGWDEKTLVHCEAAARAVEAGAQAVTLHARTRADGAWGPKYAGPAKWEYIAELKRHESRVPVIGNGDVTSPDTAKAMLDQTGCDAVMIGRAAVGRPWIFAEVNHFLATGERLPEPSAADVLTVAWHHIAEKIRVTPEPPAVVVRGLRKVLAAYIKGWPDAHTLRDRLMRVEDPEAIRRLFADYLAGHAGLLDNADSGWIDQYLPLDRGWIPKSRALVA